A single window of Phaenicophaeus curvirostris isolate KB17595 chromosome 7, BPBGC_Pcur_1.0, whole genome shotgun sequence DNA harbors:
- the RAB3GAP1 gene encoding rab3 GTPase-activating protein catalytic subunit isoform X2 gives MAADSEPESEVFEITDFTTASEWERFISKTEEVLNDWKLIGISSGKPLEKGVYTTGAWEEKSDEISFADFRFSITHHYLVQEPSDKEGKEELVEDALPLPMQDLLCMNNDFPPRAHCLVRWYGLREFVVIAPAANNDAVLSESKCNLLLSSISIALGNTGCQVPLFVQIHHKWRRMYVGECQGPGVRTDFEMVHLRKVPNQYTHLSGLLDIFKSKIGCPLTPLPPISVAIRLTYVLQDWQQYFWPQQPPDIDALVGGEVGGLEFGKLPFGACEDPISELHLATTWPQLTEGIVVDNDVYSDLDPMQAPQWSVRVRKADNPQCLLGDFLTEFFKLCRRKESTDEILGRSAFEEEGKEVADISHALSKLTEPAPVPIHKLSVTNMVHSAKKKIRKHRGVDESPLNNEVLNTILLFLFPDAADKLVDGFESRTSTSAGNNPPPETDDYNLFSQFKSAPSDSLTYKLALCLCMINFYHGGVKGVAHLWQEFVLEMRYRWENNYLVPGLANGPPDLRCCLLHQKLQMLNCCIERKKARDEGKRGSMSDRSPSGTSGDAGKGVDHSGDNFDKEKEVGKSWESWSDSEEEFFECLSDTEDLKGNGQENGKKGGAKEGNKEPVNLKPEGRLHPHGKLTLLHPGEPLYIPITQEPAPMTEDLLEEQSEVLAKLGTSAEGAHLRARMQSACLLSDMESFKAANPGCCLEDFVRWYSPRDYIEEEVVDEKGNVVIKGELSARMKIPSNMWVEAWETAKPVPARRQKRLFDDTREAEKVLHYLAVQKPADLARHLLPCVIHAAVLKVKEEETLEDISSVKKIIKQIISHSSKVLRFPNPEDKKLEEIIAQIMGVEATIARARSLKAKFAVEKCENEEEKEDLQRFVNCLLEQPEVSVIGAGRGPAGSIIHKLFVNAQRVSAAPPLEEELRRSGSSEERRLGAGSASDFPPPTGREVILRTTVPRPAPYSKPLPQRMYSVLTREDFRLAGAFSADTTFF, from the exons ATGGCGGCGGACAGTGAG CCCGAGTCGGAGGTGTTCGAGATCACGGACTTCACCACCGCTTCCGAGTGGGAGAG GTTTATTTCAAAAACAGAAGAAGTATTGAATGATTGGAAACTTATTGGGATTTCTTCAGGCAAACCTCTAGAAAAG ggTGTATATACCACAGGAGCGTGGGAAGAAAAATCTGATGAAATTTCATTTGCAGACTTCAGATTCTCAATTACCCATCATTATCTTGTGCAAGAGCCCAGTgacaaagaagggaaagaagaactGGTAGAAG ATGCCCTTCCTCTACCTATGCAGGACTTGCTGTGTATGAACAATGACTTTCCTCCTAGAGCTCACTGTCTGGTGAGATG GTATGGCTTACGTGAGTTTGTGGTTATTGCTCCGGCTGCAAATAACGATGCAGTTCTTAGTGAATCCAAATGTAACCTTTTGCTGAGTTCCATTTCCATTGCATTGGGGAACACTGGCTG TCAGGTACCACTGTTTGTGCAAATACATCATAAATGGCGTCGAATGTATGTTGGAGAATGTCAGGGTCCAGGAGTTCGAACTGACTTTGAAATGGTTCATCTCCGCAAAGTGCCAAACCAGTATACTCATTTATCAGGATTACTAGATATCTTCAAGTCCAAGATT GGATGCCCTTTAACGCCACTACCTCCAATTAGTGTGGCTATTCGGCTTACGTATGTGCTTCAGGACTGGCAGCAGTATTTCTGGCCACAGCAGCCACCAG ATATAGATGCTCTAGTTGGGGGAGAAGTTGGAGGCCTTGAGTTTGGGAAGTTACCGTTTGGAGCCTGTGAGGATCCTATTAG TGAGCTTCATTTAGCTACTACGTGGCCTCAACTTACGGAAGGTATAGTTGTCGACAATGATGTTTATTC tgaCCTGGATCCAATGCAAGCACCCCAGTGGTCTGTGAGAGTCAGGAAAGCAGATAACCCTCAGTGTCTATTGG GTGACTTCCTTACTGAATTCTTCAAGCTTTGTCGTCGGAAGGAGTCAACTGATGAGATACTTGGAAGGTCTGCAtttgaagaggaaggaaaag aGGTTGCTGATATCTCTCACGCTTTGTCAAAGCTGACAGAGCCGGCACCAGTCCCAATCCATAAATTATCAGTCACAAATATGGTTCacagtgcaaagaaaaaaattcgcAAACACAGAGGTGTGGATGAATCACCATTAAACAACGAAGTTCTGAACACGATTCTTCTG TTCTTATTTCCTGATGCTGCTGACAAACTTGTAGATGGATTTGAAAGCAGAACTAGCACTTCAGCAGGAAACAATCCTCCTCCAGAGACTGATGATTAT AATCTCTTCAGTCAGTTTAAATCTGCTCCTTCTGATAGTCTGACATACAAACTAGCTTTATGTCTTTGTATGATAAACTTCTACCACGGAGGAGTAAAAGGAGTGGCACATCTTTGGCAAGAATTTGTATTGGAAATGCGCTACAGATGGGAGAACAACTACCTTGTTCCagg ATTAGCTAATGGCCCTCCAGATCTGAGATGCTGTTTACTGCATCAGAAACTGCAG ATGTTAAATTGTTgcattgaaagaaagaaagccagagatgaggggaaaagggggagcaTGTCTGATCGTTCACCTAGTGGTACTTCTGGTGATGCCGGAAAAGGAGTAGACCACTCTGGAGATAACTTtgataaggaaaaagaagttgGCAAGTCTTGGGAATCGTGGAGTGACAGTGAGGAGGAATTCTTTGAATGTCTGAGTGACACAGAAGATCTTAAAGGAAACGGGcaggaaaatgggaagaaaggaggagcAAAAGAAGGCAACAAAGAGCCTGTAAACTTAAAACCAGAAGGTCGTCTGCACCCGCATGGAAAGCTGACACTGCTGCATCCAGGAGAGCCTCTCTACATCCCAATAACGCAG GAACCAGCACCCATGACCGAAGATCTGCTGGAAGAACAGTCTGAGGTACTGGCAAAACTAGGGACATCAGCAGAAGGTGCTCATCTTCGGGCACGCATGCAGAGTGCCTGCCTGCTCTCAGATATGGAGTCTTTTAAG GCAGCTAATCCCGGCTGTTGTCTGGAGGATTTTGTGAGGTGGTACTCCCCACGGGACTACATCGAAGAGGAAGTGGTTGATGAGAAGGGGAATGTAGTTATTAAAGGCGAGCTGAGCGCCCGGATGAAGATTCCTAGCAACATGTGGGTGGAGGCCTGGGAGACAGCAAAGCCCGTCCCAGCCCGGAGGCAGAAGAGGCTCTTCGATGACACTAGGGAggcagagaag GTGCTTCATTACCTTGCAGTTCAGAAACCAGCTGACCTTGCAAGGCATCTCTTGCCTTGTGTCATCCATGCAGCTGTGCTCAAGGTAAAGGAAGAAG AAACACTAGAAGACATATCTTCAGTTAAGAAGATTATTAAGCAGATAATATCCCATTCCAGTAAAGTTCTACGATTCCCCAATCCAGAGGACAAGAAGCTGGAA GAAATCATCGCTCAGATTATGGGCGTGGAAGCTACCATTGCCAGGGCCAGGtctctgaaagcaaaatttgcagtagagaaatgtgaaaatgaggaggagaaagaagaccTACAAAG ATTTGTAAACTGTCTGCTGGAGCAGCCAGAAGTGTCGGTTATTGGTGCGGGAAGAGGACCTGCTGGCAGCATTATTCACAAGCTGTTCGTGAATGCGCAGAGG gTTTCTGCAGCGCCTCCTCTCGAGGAAGAATTACGGAGATCGGGTTCATCAGAGGAGCGAAGACTCGGCGCAGGGTCTGCTTCTGATTTCCCACCACCCACGGGCCGGGAGGTGATTTTGCGCACGACTGTCCCCCGCCCTGCCCCTTACTCCAAGCCCTTGCCCCAGCGCATGTACAGCGTGCTCACCAGGGAAGACTTCCGACTCGCAGGTGCCTTTTCAGCAGATACCACGTTCTTCTGA
- the RAB3GAP1 gene encoding rab3 GTPase-activating protein catalytic subunit isoform X1, with product MAADSEPESEVFEITDFTTASEWERFISKTEEVLNDWKLIGISSGKPLEKGVYTTGAWEEKSDEISFADFRFSITHHYLVQEPSDKEGKEELVEDALPLPMQDLLCMNNDFPPRAHCLVRWYGLREFVVIAPAANNDAVLSESKCNLLLSSISIALGNTGCQVPLFVQIHHKWRRMYVGECQGPGVRTDFEMVHLRKVPNQYTHLSGLLDIFKSKIGCPLTPLPPISVAIRLTYVLQDWQQYFWPQQPPDIDALVGGEVGGLEFGKLPFGACEDPISELHLATTWPQLTEGIVVDNDVYSDLDPMQAPQWSVRVRKADNPQCLLGDFLTEFFKLCRRKESTDEILGRSAFEEEGKEVADISHALSKLTEPAPVPIHKLSVTNMVHSAKKKIRKHRGVDESPLNNEVLNTILLFLFPDAADKLVDGFESRTSTSAGNNPPPETDDYNLFSQFKSAPSDSLTYKLALCLCMINFYHGGVKGVAHLWQEFVLEMRYRWENNYLVPGLANGPPDLRCCLLHQKLQMLNCCIERKKARDEGKRGSMSDRSPSGTSGDAGKGVDHSGDNFDKEKEVGKSWESWSDSEEEFFECLSDTEDLKGNGQENGKKGGAKEGNKEPVNLKPEGRLHPHGKLTLLHPGEPLYIPITQEPAPMTEDLLEEQSEVLAKLGTSAEGAHLRARMQSACLLSDMESFKAANPGCCLEDFVRWYSPRDYIEEEVVDEKGNVVIKGELSARMKIPSNMWVEAWETAKPVPARRQKRLFDDTREAEKVLHYLAVQKPADLARHLLPCVIHAAVLKVKEEETLEDISSVKKIIKQIISHSSKVLRFPNPEDKKLEEIIAQIMGVEATIARARSLKAKFAVEKCENEEEKEDLQRFVNCLLEQPEVSVIGAGRGPAGSIIHKLFVNAQRLTESSDEVSAAPPLEEELRRSGSSEERRLGAGSASDFPPPTGREVILRTTVPRPAPYSKPLPQRMYSVLTREDFRLAGAFSADTTFF from the exons ATGGCGGCGGACAGTGAG CCCGAGTCGGAGGTGTTCGAGATCACGGACTTCACCACCGCTTCCGAGTGGGAGAG GTTTATTTCAAAAACAGAAGAAGTATTGAATGATTGGAAACTTATTGGGATTTCTTCAGGCAAACCTCTAGAAAAG ggTGTATATACCACAGGAGCGTGGGAAGAAAAATCTGATGAAATTTCATTTGCAGACTTCAGATTCTCAATTACCCATCATTATCTTGTGCAAGAGCCCAGTgacaaagaagggaaagaagaactGGTAGAAG ATGCCCTTCCTCTACCTATGCAGGACTTGCTGTGTATGAACAATGACTTTCCTCCTAGAGCTCACTGTCTGGTGAGATG GTATGGCTTACGTGAGTTTGTGGTTATTGCTCCGGCTGCAAATAACGATGCAGTTCTTAGTGAATCCAAATGTAACCTTTTGCTGAGTTCCATTTCCATTGCATTGGGGAACACTGGCTG TCAGGTACCACTGTTTGTGCAAATACATCATAAATGGCGTCGAATGTATGTTGGAGAATGTCAGGGTCCAGGAGTTCGAACTGACTTTGAAATGGTTCATCTCCGCAAAGTGCCAAACCAGTATACTCATTTATCAGGATTACTAGATATCTTCAAGTCCAAGATT GGATGCCCTTTAACGCCACTACCTCCAATTAGTGTGGCTATTCGGCTTACGTATGTGCTTCAGGACTGGCAGCAGTATTTCTGGCCACAGCAGCCACCAG ATATAGATGCTCTAGTTGGGGGAGAAGTTGGAGGCCTTGAGTTTGGGAAGTTACCGTTTGGAGCCTGTGAGGATCCTATTAG TGAGCTTCATTTAGCTACTACGTGGCCTCAACTTACGGAAGGTATAGTTGTCGACAATGATGTTTATTC tgaCCTGGATCCAATGCAAGCACCCCAGTGGTCTGTGAGAGTCAGGAAAGCAGATAACCCTCAGTGTCTATTGG GTGACTTCCTTACTGAATTCTTCAAGCTTTGTCGTCGGAAGGAGTCAACTGATGAGATACTTGGAAGGTCTGCAtttgaagaggaaggaaaag aGGTTGCTGATATCTCTCACGCTTTGTCAAAGCTGACAGAGCCGGCACCAGTCCCAATCCATAAATTATCAGTCACAAATATGGTTCacagtgcaaagaaaaaaattcgcAAACACAGAGGTGTGGATGAATCACCATTAAACAACGAAGTTCTGAACACGATTCTTCTG TTCTTATTTCCTGATGCTGCTGACAAACTTGTAGATGGATTTGAAAGCAGAACTAGCACTTCAGCAGGAAACAATCCTCCTCCAGAGACTGATGATTAT AATCTCTTCAGTCAGTTTAAATCTGCTCCTTCTGATAGTCTGACATACAAACTAGCTTTATGTCTTTGTATGATAAACTTCTACCACGGAGGAGTAAAAGGAGTGGCACATCTTTGGCAAGAATTTGTATTGGAAATGCGCTACAGATGGGAGAACAACTACCTTGTTCCagg ATTAGCTAATGGCCCTCCAGATCTGAGATGCTGTTTACTGCATCAGAAACTGCAG ATGTTAAATTGTTgcattgaaagaaagaaagccagagatgaggggaaaagggggagcaTGTCTGATCGTTCACCTAGTGGTACTTCTGGTGATGCCGGAAAAGGAGTAGACCACTCTGGAGATAACTTtgataaggaaaaagaagttgGCAAGTCTTGGGAATCGTGGAGTGACAGTGAGGAGGAATTCTTTGAATGTCTGAGTGACACAGAAGATCTTAAAGGAAACGGGcaggaaaatgggaagaaaggaggagcAAAAGAAGGCAACAAAGAGCCTGTAAACTTAAAACCAGAAGGTCGTCTGCACCCGCATGGAAAGCTGACACTGCTGCATCCAGGAGAGCCTCTCTACATCCCAATAACGCAG GAACCAGCACCCATGACCGAAGATCTGCTGGAAGAACAGTCTGAGGTACTGGCAAAACTAGGGACATCAGCAGAAGGTGCTCATCTTCGGGCACGCATGCAGAGTGCCTGCCTGCTCTCAGATATGGAGTCTTTTAAG GCAGCTAATCCCGGCTGTTGTCTGGAGGATTTTGTGAGGTGGTACTCCCCACGGGACTACATCGAAGAGGAAGTGGTTGATGAGAAGGGGAATGTAGTTATTAAAGGCGAGCTGAGCGCCCGGATGAAGATTCCTAGCAACATGTGGGTGGAGGCCTGGGAGACAGCAAAGCCCGTCCCAGCCCGGAGGCAGAAGAGGCTCTTCGATGACACTAGGGAggcagagaag GTGCTTCATTACCTTGCAGTTCAGAAACCAGCTGACCTTGCAAGGCATCTCTTGCCTTGTGTCATCCATGCAGCTGTGCTCAAGGTAAAGGAAGAAG AAACACTAGAAGACATATCTTCAGTTAAGAAGATTATTAAGCAGATAATATCCCATTCCAGTAAAGTTCTACGATTCCCCAATCCAGAGGACAAGAAGCTGGAA GAAATCATCGCTCAGATTATGGGCGTGGAAGCTACCATTGCCAGGGCCAGGtctctgaaagcaaaatttgcagtagagaaatgtgaaaatgaggaggagaaagaagaccTACAAAG ATTTGTAAACTGTCTGCTGGAGCAGCCAGAAGTGTCGGTTATTGGTGCGGGAAGAGGACCTGCTGGCAGCATTATTCACAAGCTGTTCGTGAATGCGCAGAGG CTGACTGAATCTTCTGATGAG gTTTCTGCAGCGCCTCCTCTCGAGGAAGAATTACGGAGATCGGGTTCATCAGAGGAGCGAAGACTCGGCGCAGGGTCTGCTTCTGATTTCCCACCACCCACGGGCCGGGAGGTGATTTTGCGCACGACTGTCCCCCGCCCTGCCCCTTACTCCAAGCCCTTGCCCCAGCGCATGTACAGCGTGCTCACCAGGGAAGACTTCCGACTCGCAGGTGCCTTTTCAGCAGATACCACGTTCTTCTGA